The Callospermophilus lateralis isolate mCalLat2 chromosome 3, mCalLat2.hap1, whole genome shotgun sequence genome has a segment encoding these proteins:
- the Klhl33 gene encoding kelch-like protein 33 isoform X3 has protein sequence MLLSGMRESQGTEVSLHTISSQDLRLLVSFAYSGIVRARWLGLLRAAQAALQYQSSSCLALCQRALARDLSPARCLALFPMAEAPGLERLWSKARHYLLTHLPAVALCPAFPSLPAAFLAELLDSDELHVQEEFEAFVAARCWLAANPETQESEARALLRCVRFGRMSTRELRKVRAAGLPPTLSPDLLHQLMVESEVPGQERRREPDRALVVIGGDELRPDMARRQPSRKVWWARAFHCGMGLVRTVEWGRLPALPAPGRFRHGAASLTGSELYVCGGQDFYSHSNTLASTLRWDPSQEDWEEVAPLCQARSFFPLMALDGQLYALGGRYNGVALNSVETYNPELNIWRPAPALPAPCFAHAAAILEGRLYVSGGCNGTGQYLGSLLHYDPKLEKPGTFLSPMGIPRAGHVMAALGGRLYVAGGLGETGDLLSFEAYEPRTDSWTHLAPLPSPHVGAAGAVLQGELLVLGGYSHRTYALSHLIHAYCPGLGRWLCLGTLPRPRAEMPACILTLPTVQHIALVPTLRQTKPAG, from the exons ATGCTCCTGAGTGGGATGAGGGAATCCCAGGGCACAGAGGTGTCTCTGCATACCATCTCTAGCCAGGACCTGCGACTCCTTGTCTCTTTTGCCTACTCTGGAATTGTTCGAGCAAGATGGCTAGGACTGCTGAGAGCTGCCCAGGCTGCTCTGCAATACCAAAGCTCTTCCTGCCTGGCTTTATGTCAGAGAGCCTTGGCACGAGACCTCAGCCCTGCCCGATGCCTGGCCCTGTTCCCCATGGCTGAAGCCCCCGGGTTGGAGAGGCTCTGGAGCAAAGCCCGACACTACCTCCTCACCCACCTGCCTGCTGTGGCTTTGTGCCCTGCTTTCCCTTCTTTGCCAGCTGCCTTCCTGGCTGAGCTCCTGGATAGTGATGAGCTCCATGTCCAAGAAGAGTTTGAGGCCTTTGTGGCTGCACGGTGTTGGCTAGCTGCCAACCCTGAAACCCAGGAGTCAGAGGCCAGGGCCCTGCTGCGATGTGTCCGCTTTGGCCGCATGTCTACCAGAGAGCTGAGGAAGGTGCGGGCAGCTGGGCTACCCCCAACCCTGTCCCCAGACCTGCTACACCAGCTGATGGTGGAGTCCGAGGTTCCAGGTCAAGAGAGGCGGAGGGAACCTGACCGGGCACTGGTAGTGATTGGTGGGGACGAGCTCAGACCTGATATGGCCCGAAGACAGCCATCTCGAAAAGTGTGGTGGGCCCGGGCCTTCCACTGTGGCATGGGACTGGTACGAACTGTGGAGTGGGGGCGGCTGCCTGCCCTGCCTGCCCCAGGTCGTTTCCGGCATGGGGCTGCAAGCTTGACAGGAAGTGAACTCTATGTATGTGGGGGACAGGATTTCTACAGCCACTCCAACACTCTGGCTTCAACTCTCAG GTGGGACCCCAGTCAAGAGGACTGGGAGGAGGTGGCACCTTTATGCCAGGCTCGGAGTTTTTTCCCCCTGATGGCATTGGATGGACAACTTTATGCCCTGGGTGGACGATACAATGGTGTTGCTCTCAACTCTGTGGAAACATATAACCCTGAACTCAATATCTGGAG GCCAGCACCTGCACTTCCGGCACCCTGCTTTGCACATGCAGCTGCCATCTTGGAGGGCCGGTTGTATGTGAGTGGTGGCTGTAATGGTACTGGTCAATACCTGGGCTCATTGCTGCACTACGACCCCAAACTTGAGAAACCAGGGACATTTTTGAGCCCAATGGGCATACCTCGGGCTGGCCATGTCATGGCTGCTCTGGGAGGACGACTATATGTGGCAGGTGGACTGGGTGAGACTGGGGACTTGCTGAGCTTTGAGGCTTATGAGCCAAGGACTGATAGCTGGACTCACCTGGCACCCCTGCCTTCCCCCCATGTGGGTGCTGCAGGTGCTGTGCTCCAGGGGGAGCTACTGGTATTAGGAGGCTACAGCCATCGTACCTATGCCCTTTCCCACCTTATCCATGCTTATTGTCCTGGCCTGGGCAGATGGCTGTGCCTGGGAACTCTGCCAAGACCTCGGGCTGAGATGCCTGCCTGCATCCTGACACTACCCACAGTGCAGCACATAGCTTTGGTTCCCACCCTGCGCCAAACCAAACCTGCTGGGTGA
- the Klhl33 gene encoding kelch-like protein 33 isoform X1, translating into MSLLDTAHHPSDLQPVSLPLQKDGFGHPLPAERNSWPSSPDEDPDLLSFPLQEHGPRSLVPGNLPSPALFLEEEEQNEDDGDTAKLEGLCSEEHPSQFFAEAQRLREHRLLLDEEVTVRGRVYGVHRVILAAVSSLFRDRLLSGGAPRLGFSLDVAPGGWEAVLTFAYEGVLGPASLEDVLAAADALGASRVKAAAQRRCEGPGNAGEEEKKFSQAEELRENLRSIELLYQEGVGCDLELEADGYRLRVHRAALACGSEFFGAMLLSGMRESQGTEVSLHTISSQDLRLLVSFAYSGIVRARWLGLLRAAQAALQYQSSSCLALCQRALARDLSPARCLALFPMAEAPGLERLWSKARHYLLTHLPAVALCPAFPSLPAAFLAELLDSDELHVQEEFEAFVAARCWLAANPETQESEARALLRCVRFGRMSTRELRKVRAAGLPPTLSPDLLHQLMVESEVPGQERRREPDRALVVIGGDELRPDMARRQPSRKVWWARAFHCGMGLVRTVEWGRLPALPAPGRFRHGAASLTGSELYVCGGQDFYSHSNTLASTLRWDPSQEDWEEVAPLCQARSFFPLMALDGQLYALGGRYNGVALNSVETYNPELNIWRPAPALPAPCFAHAAAILEGRLYVSGGCNGTGQYLGSLLHYDPKLEKPGTFLSPMGIPRAGHVMAALGGRLYVAGGLGETGDLLSFEAYEPRTDSWTHLAPLPSPHVGAAGAVLQGELLVLGGYSHRTYALSHLIHAYCPGLGRWLCLGTLPRPRAEMPACILTLPTVQHIALVPTLRQTKPAG; encoded by the exons ATGAGCCTCTTGGACACAGCACATCATCCCTCCGACCTGCAGCccgtctcccttcccctccagaaGGACGGTTTTGGACACCCTTTGCCCGCGGAAAGAAACTCCTGGCCTTCTTCCCCAGATGAGGATCCTGATTTACTGTCCTTTCCTCTGCAAGAGCATGGCCCCAGATCCCTGGTCCCAGGGAACCTTCCCTCCCCGGCTTTGTTCCTAGAGGAAGAGGAACAGAATGAGGACGATGGAGACACAGCCAAGCTGGAGGGACTGTGTAGTGAGGAGCATCCGAGCCAGTTCTTTGCAGAAGCCCAGAGGCTGCGGGAACACAGGCTCTTGTTAGACGAAGAGGTGACAGTCAGGGGGCGGGTGTATGGTGTGCACCGGGTGATCTTGGCCGCAGTCAGCAGCCTCTTCCGAGACAGGCTGCTGAGCGGCGGAGCGCCACGGCTTGGCTTCAGCCTGGATGTGGCCCCGGGGGGCTGGGAGGCCGTGCTGACCTTTGCCTATGAGGGGGTGCTGGGCCCCGCCTCATTGGAGGATGTGCTGGCTGCGGCCGATGCCTTGGGGGCGTCCCGGGTAAAGGCCGCCGCACAGCGGAGATGCGAGGGACCAGGAAACGCCggggaagaagaaaagaagttcAGCCAGGCAGAGGAGCTGAGGGAGAATCTGCGCAGCATAGAGCTTCTGTACCAAGAGGGCGTCGGGTGTGACCTGGAGCTGGAGGCAGACGGCTACAGGTTGCGGG TGCACCGAGCAGCCCTGGCCTGTGGCAGTGAGTTCTTTGGGGCTATGCTCCTGAGTGGGATGAGGGAATCCCAGGGCACAGAGGTGTCTCTGCATACCATCTCTAGCCAGGACCTGCGACTCCTTGTCTCTTTTGCCTACTCTGGAATTGTTCGAGCAAGATGGCTAGGACTGCTGAGAGCTGCCCAGGCTGCTCTGCAATACCAAAGCTCTTCCTGCCTGGCTTTATGTCAGAGAGCCTTGGCACGAGACCTCAGCCCTGCCCGATGCCTGGCCCTGTTCCCCATGGCTGAAGCCCCCGGGTTGGAGAGGCTCTGGAGCAAAGCCCGACACTACCTCCTCACCCACCTGCCTGCTGTGGCTTTGTGCCCTGCTTTCCCTTCTTTGCCAGCTGCCTTCCTGGCTGAGCTCCTGGATAGTGATGAGCTCCATGTCCAAGAAGAGTTTGAGGCCTTTGTGGCTGCACGGTGTTGGCTAGCTGCCAACCCTGAAACCCAGGAGTCAGAGGCCAGGGCCCTGCTGCGATGTGTCCGCTTTGGCCGCATGTCTACCAGAGAGCTGAGGAAGGTGCGGGCAGCTGGGCTACCCCCAACCCTGTCCCCAGACCTGCTACACCAGCTGATGGTGGAGTCCGAGGTTCCAGGTCAAGAGAGGCGGAGGGAACCTGACCGGGCACTGGTAGTGATTGGTGGGGACGAGCTCAGACCTGATATGGCCCGAAGACAGCCATCTCGAAAAGTGTGGTGGGCCCGGGCCTTCCACTGTGGCATGGGACTGGTACGAACTGTGGAGTGGGGGCGGCTGCCTGCCCTGCCTGCCCCAGGTCGTTTCCGGCATGGGGCTGCAAGCTTGACAGGAAGTGAACTCTATGTATGTGGGGGACAGGATTTCTACAGCCACTCCAACACTCTGGCTTCAACTCTCAG GTGGGACCCCAGTCAAGAGGACTGGGAGGAGGTGGCACCTTTATGCCAGGCTCGGAGTTTTTTCCCCCTGATGGCATTGGATGGACAACTTTATGCCCTGGGTGGACGATACAATGGTGTTGCTCTCAACTCTGTGGAAACATATAACCCTGAACTCAATATCTGGAG GCCAGCACCTGCACTTCCGGCACCCTGCTTTGCACATGCAGCTGCCATCTTGGAGGGCCGGTTGTATGTGAGTGGTGGCTGTAATGGTACTGGTCAATACCTGGGCTCATTGCTGCACTACGACCCCAAACTTGAGAAACCAGGGACATTTTTGAGCCCAATGGGCATACCTCGGGCTGGCCATGTCATGGCTGCTCTGGGAGGACGACTATATGTGGCAGGTGGACTGGGTGAGACTGGGGACTTGCTGAGCTTTGAGGCTTATGAGCCAAGGACTGATAGCTGGACTCACCTGGCACCCCTGCCTTCCCCCCATGTGGGTGCTGCAGGTGCTGTGCTCCAGGGGGAGCTACTGGTATTAGGAGGCTACAGCCATCGTACCTATGCCCTTTCCCACCTTATCCATGCTTATTGTCCTGGCCTGGGCAGATGGCTGTGCCTGGGAACTCTGCCAAGACCTCGGGCTGAGATGCCTGCCTGCATCCTGACACTACCCACAGTGCAGCACATAGCTTTGGTTCCCACCCTGCGCCAAACCAAACCTGCTGGGTGA
- the Klhl33 gene encoding kelch-like protein 33 isoform X2 has product MVMICPDSHWMEIENKSHPFLHRAALACGSEFFGAMLLSGMRESQGTEVSLHTISSQDLRLLVSFAYSGIVRARWLGLLRAAQAALQYQSSSCLALCQRALARDLSPARCLALFPMAEAPGLERLWSKARHYLLTHLPAVALCPAFPSLPAAFLAELLDSDELHVQEEFEAFVAARCWLAANPETQESEARALLRCVRFGRMSTRELRKVRAAGLPPTLSPDLLHQLMVESEVPGQERRREPDRALVVIGGDELRPDMARRQPSRKVWWARAFHCGMGLVRTVEWGRLPALPAPGRFRHGAASLTGSELYVCGGQDFYSHSNTLASTLRWDPSQEDWEEVAPLCQARSFFPLMALDGQLYALGGRYNGVALNSVETYNPELNIWRPAPALPAPCFAHAAAILEGRLYVSGGCNGTGQYLGSLLHYDPKLEKPGTFLSPMGIPRAGHVMAALGGRLYVAGGLGETGDLLSFEAYEPRTDSWTHLAPLPSPHVGAAGAVLQGELLVLGGYSHRTYALSHLIHAYCPGLGRWLCLGTLPRPRAEMPACILTLPTVQHIALVPTLRQTKPAG; this is encoded by the exons ATGGTTATGATCTGCCCAGACAGCCACtggatggaaatagaaaataaatcacATCCTTTCT TGCACCGAGCAGCCCTGGCCTGTGGCAGTGAGTTCTTTGGGGCTATGCTCCTGAGTGGGATGAGGGAATCCCAGGGCACAGAGGTGTCTCTGCATACCATCTCTAGCCAGGACCTGCGACTCCTTGTCTCTTTTGCCTACTCTGGAATTGTTCGAGCAAGATGGCTAGGACTGCTGAGAGCTGCCCAGGCTGCTCTGCAATACCAAAGCTCTTCCTGCCTGGCTTTATGTCAGAGAGCCTTGGCACGAGACCTCAGCCCTGCCCGATGCCTGGCCCTGTTCCCCATGGCTGAAGCCCCCGGGTTGGAGAGGCTCTGGAGCAAAGCCCGACACTACCTCCTCACCCACCTGCCTGCTGTGGCTTTGTGCCCTGCTTTCCCTTCTTTGCCAGCTGCCTTCCTGGCTGAGCTCCTGGATAGTGATGAGCTCCATGTCCAAGAAGAGTTTGAGGCCTTTGTGGCTGCACGGTGTTGGCTAGCTGCCAACCCTGAAACCCAGGAGTCAGAGGCCAGGGCCCTGCTGCGATGTGTCCGCTTTGGCCGCATGTCTACCAGAGAGCTGAGGAAGGTGCGGGCAGCTGGGCTACCCCCAACCCTGTCCCCAGACCTGCTACACCAGCTGATGGTGGAGTCCGAGGTTCCAGGTCAAGAGAGGCGGAGGGAACCTGACCGGGCACTGGTAGTGATTGGTGGGGACGAGCTCAGACCTGATATGGCCCGAAGACAGCCATCTCGAAAAGTGTGGTGGGCCCGGGCCTTCCACTGTGGCATGGGACTGGTACGAACTGTGGAGTGGGGGCGGCTGCCTGCCCTGCCTGCCCCAGGTCGTTTCCGGCATGGGGCTGCAAGCTTGACAGGAAGTGAACTCTATGTATGTGGGGGACAGGATTTCTACAGCCACTCCAACACTCTGGCTTCAACTCTCAG GTGGGACCCCAGTCAAGAGGACTGGGAGGAGGTGGCACCTTTATGCCAGGCTCGGAGTTTTTTCCCCCTGATGGCATTGGATGGACAACTTTATGCCCTGGGTGGACGATACAATGGTGTTGCTCTCAACTCTGTGGAAACATATAACCCTGAACTCAATATCTGGAG GCCAGCACCTGCACTTCCGGCACCCTGCTTTGCACATGCAGCTGCCATCTTGGAGGGCCGGTTGTATGTGAGTGGTGGCTGTAATGGTACTGGTCAATACCTGGGCTCATTGCTGCACTACGACCCCAAACTTGAGAAACCAGGGACATTTTTGAGCCCAATGGGCATACCTCGGGCTGGCCATGTCATGGCTGCTCTGGGAGGACGACTATATGTGGCAGGTGGACTGGGTGAGACTGGGGACTTGCTGAGCTTTGAGGCTTATGAGCCAAGGACTGATAGCTGGACTCACCTGGCACCCCTGCCTTCCCCCCATGTGGGTGCTGCAGGTGCTGTGCTCCAGGGGGAGCTACTGGTATTAGGAGGCTACAGCCATCGTACCTATGCCCTTTCCCACCTTATCCATGCTTATTGTCCTGGCCTGGGCAGATGGCTGTGCCTGGGAACTCTGCCAAGACCTCGGGCTGAGATGCCTGCCTGCATCCTGACACTACCCACAGTGCAGCACATAGCTTTGGTTCCCACCCTGCGCCAAACCAAACCTGCTGGGTGA